The following are encoded in a window of Maylandia zebra isolate NMK-2024a linkage group LG5, Mzebra_GT3a, whole genome shotgun sequence genomic DNA:
- the odad1 gene encoding coiled-coil domain-containing protein 114 isoform X1 — MFIVAMPRGRSAASARSDNSEVDVDGAVEEIAKLQRQFRIMEGDLQAYNMQTRKQIRKQQQEIEVLQKEQEELQRNLGACNSLARQQQENKDIQTIQVLLEQREMLEEELQKGKKCQQELKKEISSMESKLAELRNGAVSNSNAQSSPEQRIQKSIRTMEYKLNRALTRLNEQLTKNSQVREELHTLYIERVRFQQLHNRLSKELQEVRKKIGEVINQSSAAYDTRVEAHSKATMIKEKALKDRDQYSTELKELERVIAHESTLKTFMIVKCSDAGRQDDEHEMGPGQSLEPKEQSRMDSGEESLDALEEAFERIRIATGEENLDQLVTRYIQVEDRNFALFNFVNEQTNEAEALKEEISKIKQDMEQFRVKGLQQERQHQSLLQDIDEQLEGVLSQRKANENRASIISEILDKTKTGVNNIFTKVECDRSAIEDMLGSSSGITENNIMSYLSLVEQKTNELLTVQAFLSTKDLEDPAGFPLGQNPKLLQQNISIQPAVNRSISVAYNAEESPVTDEEERPLSQGELRQRIMKGVLEKEFCTTDSNKTIKDQSAVQSQITPTGRGSNLKH, encoded by the exons ATGTTCATTGTAGCCATGCCTCGAGGAAGATCAGCCGCAAGCGCACGCTCAGATAACAGTGAGGTTGATGTTGATGGAGCAG TAGAAGAGATCGCCAAATTGCAGAGACAGTTCAGGATCATGGAAGGAGATCTGCAGGCCTACAACATGCAGACCCGGAAACAGATCCGCAAACAACA GCAGGAGATAGAGGTGCTGCAGAAGGAGCAGGAGGAACTGCAACGAAACCTCGGTGCCTGTAACAGCTTGGCCCGTCAACAGCAGGAAAACAAGGACATCCAGACTATTCAGGTCCTGCTTGAGCAGAGAGAAATGCTGGAAGAGGAGCTGCAGAAAGGCAAAAAATGCCAGCaagagctgaagaaggag ATCTCCAGCATGGAGTCGAAGCTAGCAGAGTTGAGAAATGGAGCTGTTAGTAATAGTAACGCTCAAAGTTCCCCAGAACAGCGAATCCAAAAGTCCATACGCACTATGGAATACAAACTGAACAGA GCCTTGACTCGCTTAAATGAGCAGTTGACCAAAAACAGCCAAGTGAGAGAGGAGCTGCATACTCTTTATATTGAGCGTGTTCGTTTTCAGCAACTACACAACAGGCTAagcaag GAACTGCAGGAAGTACGCAAGAAAATTGGAGAAGTAATCAACCAGTCCTCTGCTGCTTATGACACAAG GGTGGAGGCTCACTCCAAGGCAACAATGATAAAAGAGAAGGCACTGAAGGACCGTGACCAGTACAGCACTGAGTTGAAGGAGCTGGAGAGGGTTATTGCGCATGAGTCCACCCTGAAAACGTTCATGATCGTCAAGTGCAGTGATGCAGGCAGGCAGGACGACGAGCATGAAATGGGACCTGGACAAT CTTTGGAGCCGAAAGAGCAGTCCAGGATGGACTCTGGAGAAGAGTCACTGGATGCTCTAGAGGAGGCGTTTGAAAGGATTCGGATTGCTACAGGGGAGGAGAACCTGGACCAGCTGGTCACCAGGTACATTCAGG TTGAAGACCGGAACTTTGCACTTTTCAATTTTGTTAATGAGCAAACCAATGAGGCTGAGGCACTGAAGGAAGAAATTAGCAAG ATCAAACAAGACATGGAGCAGTTTCGGGTTAAAGGTTTACAGCAGGAACGACAGCACCAATCTTTGTTACAAGATATTGATGAGCAACTAGAGGGAGTTTTATCTCAAAGAAAGGCCAACGAGAACCGAGCCAGCATCATAAGCGAGATCCTGGACAAGACTAAAACAG GTGTAAACAACATCTTCACTAAAGTAGAGTGCGACCGCTCAGCGATAGAAGATATGCTGGGCTCCTCCAGTGGGATCACTGAGAACAACATAATGTCCTACCTCAGCTTAGTGGAGCAGAAGACCAACGAACTGCTCACTGTGCAGGCTTTCCTCAGTACTAAA GATCTAGAAGACCCAGCAGGCTTCCCTTTGGGTCAGAATCCAAAACTACTTCAGCAGAATATCAGCATCCAACCTGCAGTCAACAG ATCCATTAGCGTGGCGTATAATGCAGAAGAGTCTCCTGTTACTGATGAAGAAGAACGGCCACTCTCACAAGGGGAACTTCGCCAAAGGATAATGAAGGGA GTTCTGGAGAAAGAGTTCTGCACGACAGACAGCAACAAGACCATCAAAGATCAGTCTGCAGTTCAGAGTCAGATCACACCCACCGGAAGAGGCAGTAATCTGAAACACTGA
- the odad1 gene encoding coiled-coil domain-containing protein 114 isoform X2, whose product MFIVAMPRGRSAASARSDNSEVDVDGAEEIAKLQRQFRIMEGDLQAYNMQTRKQIRKQQQEIEVLQKEQEELQRNLGACNSLARQQQENKDIQTIQVLLEQREMLEEELQKGKKCQQELKKEISSMESKLAELRNGAVSNSNAQSSPEQRIQKSIRTMEYKLNRALTRLNEQLTKNSQVREELHTLYIERVRFQQLHNRLSKELQEVRKKIGEVINQSSAAYDTRVEAHSKATMIKEKALKDRDQYSTELKELERVIAHESTLKTFMIVKCSDAGRQDDEHEMGPGQSLEPKEQSRMDSGEESLDALEEAFERIRIATGEENLDQLVTRYIQVEDRNFALFNFVNEQTNEAEALKEEISKIKQDMEQFRVKGLQQERQHQSLLQDIDEQLEGVLSQRKANENRASIISEILDKTKTGVNNIFTKVECDRSAIEDMLGSSSGITENNIMSYLSLVEQKTNELLTVQAFLSTKDLEDPAGFPLGQNPKLLQQNISIQPAVNRSISVAYNAEESPVTDEEERPLSQGELRQRIMKGVLEKEFCTTDSNKTIKDQSAVQSQITPTGRGSNLKH is encoded by the exons ATGTTCATTGTAGCCATGCCTCGAGGAAGATCAGCCGCAAGCGCACGCTCAGATAACAGTGAGGTTGATGTTGATGGAGCAG AAGAGATCGCCAAATTGCAGAGACAGTTCAGGATCATGGAAGGAGATCTGCAGGCCTACAACATGCAGACCCGGAAACAGATCCGCAAACAACA GCAGGAGATAGAGGTGCTGCAGAAGGAGCAGGAGGAACTGCAACGAAACCTCGGTGCCTGTAACAGCTTGGCCCGTCAACAGCAGGAAAACAAGGACATCCAGACTATTCAGGTCCTGCTTGAGCAGAGAGAAATGCTGGAAGAGGAGCTGCAGAAAGGCAAAAAATGCCAGCaagagctgaagaaggag ATCTCCAGCATGGAGTCGAAGCTAGCAGAGTTGAGAAATGGAGCTGTTAGTAATAGTAACGCTCAAAGTTCCCCAGAACAGCGAATCCAAAAGTCCATACGCACTATGGAATACAAACTGAACAGA GCCTTGACTCGCTTAAATGAGCAGTTGACCAAAAACAGCCAAGTGAGAGAGGAGCTGCATACTCTTTATATTGAGCGTGTTCGTTTTCAGCAACTACACAACAGGCTAagcaag GAACTGCAGGAAGTACGCAAGAAAATTGGAGAAGTAATCAACCAGTCCTCTGCTGCTTATGACACAAG GGTGGAGGCTCACTCCAAGGCAACAATGATAAAAGAGAAGGCACTGAAGGACCGTGACCAGTACAGCACTGAGTTGAAGGAGCTGGAGAGGGTTATTGCGCATGAGTCCACCCTGAAAACGTTCATGATCGTCAAGTGCAGTGATGCAGGCAGGCAGGACGACGAGCATGAAATGGGACCTGGACAAT CTTTGGAGCCGAAAGAGCAGTCCAGGATGGACTCTGGAGAAGAGTCACTGGATGCTCTAGAGGAGGCGTTTGAAAGGATTCGGATTGCTACAGGGGAGGAGAACCTGGACCAGCTGGTCACCAGGTACATTCAGG TTGAAGACCGGAACTTTGCACTTTTCAATTTTGTTAATGAGCAAACCAATGAGGCTGAGGCACTGAAGGAAGAAATTAGCAAG ATCAAACAAGACATGGAGCAGTTTCGGGTTAAAGGTTTACAGCAGGAACGACAGCACCAATCTTTGTTACAAGATATTGATGAGCAACTAGAGGGAGTTTTATCTCAAAGAAAGGCCAACGAGAACCGAGCCAGCATCATAAGCGAGATCCTGGACAAGACTAAAACAG GTGTAAACAACATCTTCACTAAAGTAGAGTGCGACCGCTCAGCGATAGAAGATATGCTGGGCTCCTCCAGTGGGATCACTGAGAACAACATAATGTCCTACCTCAGCTTAGTGGAGCAGAAGACCAACGAACTGCTCACTGTGCAGGCTTTCCTCAGTACTAAA GATCTAGAAGACCCAGCAGGCTTCCCTTTGGGTCAGAATCCAAAACTACTTCAGCAGAATATCAGCATCCAACCTGCAGTCAACAG ATCCATTAGCGTGGCGTATAATGCAGAAGAGTCTCCTGTTACTGATGAAGAAGAACGGCCACTCTCACAAGGGGAACTTCGCCAAAGGATAATGAAGGGA GTTCTGGAGAAAGAGTTCTGCACGACAGACAGCAACAAGACCATCAAAGATCAGTCTGCAGTTCAGAGTCAGATCACACCCACCGGAAGAGGCAGTAATCTGAAACACTGA
- the odad1 gene encoding coiled-coil domain-containing protein 114 isoform X3, whose protein sequence is MPRGRSAASARSDNSEVDVDGAVEEIAKLQRQFRIMEGDLQAYNMQTRKQIRKQQQEIEVLQKEQEELQRNLGACNSLARQQQENKDIQTIQVLLEQREMLEEELQKGKKCQQELKKEISSMESKLAELRNGAVSNSNAQSSPEQRIQKSIRTMEYKLNRALTRLNEQLTKNSQVREELHTLYIERVRFQQLHNRLSKELQEVRKKIGEVINQSSAAYDTRVEAHSKATMIKEKALKDRDQYSTELKELERVIAHESTLKTFMIVKCSDAGRQDDEHEMGPGQSLEPKEQSRMDSGEESLDALEEAFERIRIATGEENLDQLVTRYIQVEDRNFALFNFVNEQTNEAEALKEEISKIKQDMEQFRVKGLQQERQHQSLLQDIDEQLEGVLSQRKANENRASIISEILDKTKTGVNNIFTKVECDRSAIEDMLGSSSGITENNIMSYLSLVEQKTNELLTVQAFLSTKDLEDPAGFPLGQNPKLLQQNISIQPAVNRSISVAYNAEESPVTDEEERPLSQGELRQRIMKGVLEKEFCTTDSNKTIKDQSAVQSQITPTGRGSNLKH, encoded by the exons ATGCCTCGAGGAAGATCAGCCGCAAGCGCACGCTCAGATAACAGTGAGGTTGATGTTGATGGAGCAG TAGAAGAGATCGCCAAATTGCAGAGACAGTTCAGGATCATGGAAGGAGATCTGCAGGCCTACAACATGCAGACCCGGAAACAGATCCGCAAACAACA GCAGGAGATAGAGGTGCTGCAGAAGGAGCAGGAGGAACTGCAACGAAACCTCGGTGCCTGTAACAGCTTGGCCCGTCAACAGCAGGAAAACAAGGACATCCAGACTATTCAGGTCCTGCTTGAGCAGAGAGAAATGCTGGAAGAGGAGCTGCAGAAAGGCAAAAAATGCCAGCaagagctgaagaaggag ATCTCCAGCATGGAGTCGAAGCTAGCAGAGTTGAGAAATGGAGCTGTTAGTAATAGTAACGCTCAAAGTTCCCCAGAACAGCGAATCCAAAAGTCCATACGCACTATGGAATACAAACTGAACAGA GCCTTGACTCGCTTAAATGAGCAGTTGACCAAAAACAGCCAAGTGAGAGAGGAGCTGCATACTCTTTATATTGAGCGTGTTCGTTTTCAGCAACTACACAACAGGCTAagcaag GAACTGCAGGAAGTACGCAAGAAAATTGGAGAAGTAATCAACCAGTCCTCTGCTGCTTATGACACAAG GGTGGAGGCTCACTCCAAGGCAACAATGATAAAAGAGAAGGCACTGAAGGACCGTGACCAGTACAGCACTGAGTTGAAGGAGCTGGAGAGGGTTATTGCGCATGAGTCCACCCTGAAAACGTTCATGATCGTCAAGTGCAGTGATGCAGGCAGGCAGGACGACGAGCATGAAATGGGACCTGGACAAT CTTTGGAGCCGAAAGAGCAGTCCAGGATGGACTCTGGAGAAGAGTCACTGGATGCTCTAGAGGAGGCGTTTGAAAGGATTCGGATTGCTACAGGGGAGGAGAACCTGGACCAGCTGGTCACCAGGTACATTCAGG TTGAAGACCGGAACTTTGCACTTTTCAATTTTGTTAATGAGCAAACCAATGAGGCTGAGGCACTGAAGGAAGAAATTAGCAAG ATCAAACAAGACATGGAGCAGTTTCGGGTTAAAGGTTTACAGCAGGAACGACAGCACCAATCTTTGTTACAAGATATTGATGAGCAACTAGAGGGAGTTTTATCTCAAAGAAAGGCCAACGAGAACCGAGCCAGCATCATAAGCGAGATCCTGGACAAGACTAAAACAG GTGTAAACAACATCTTCACTAAAGTAGAGTGCGACCGCTCAGCGATAGAAGATATGCTGGGCTCCTCCAGTGGGATCACTGAGAACAACATAATGTCCTACCTCAGCTTAGTGGAGCAGAAGACCAACGAACTGCTCACTGTGCAGGCTTTCCTCAGTACTAAA GATCTAGAAGACCCAGCAGGCTTCCCTTTGGGTCAGAATCCAAAACTACTTCAGCAGAATATCAGCATCCAACCTGCAGTCAACAG ATCCATTAGCGTGGCGTATAATGCAGAAGAGTCTCCTGTTACTGATGAAGAAGAACGGCCACTCTCACAAGGGGAACTTCGCCAAAGGATAATGAAGGGA GTTCTGGAGAAAGAGTTCTGCACGACAGACAGCAACAAGACCATCAAAGATCAGTCTGCAGTTCAGAGTCAGATCACACCCACCGGAAGAGGCAGTAATCTGAAACACTGA
- the odad1 gene encoding coiled-coil domain-containing protein 114 isoform X4 produces MPRGRSAASARSDNSEVDVDGAEEIAKLQRQFRIMEGDLQAYNMQTRKQIRKQQQEIEVLQKEQEELQRNLGACNSLARQQQENKDIQTIQVLLEQREMLEEELQKGKKCQQELKKEISSMESKLAELRNGAVSNSNAQSSPEQRIQKSIRTMEYKLNRALTRLNEQLTKNSQVREELHTLYIERVRFQQLHNRLSKELQEVRKKIGEVINQSSAAYDTRVEAHSKATMIKEKALKDRDQYSTELKELERVIAHESTLKTFMIVKCSDAGRQDDEHEMGPGQSLEPKEQSRMDSGEESLDALEEAFERIRIATGEENLDQLVTRYIQVEDRNFALFNFVNEQTNEAEALKEEISKIKQDMEQFRVKGLQQERQHQSLLQDIDEQLEGVLSQRKANENRASIISEILDKTKTGVNNIFTKVECDRSAIEDMLGSSSGITENNIMSYLSLVEQKTNELLTVQAFLSTKDLEDPAGFPLGQNPKLLQQNISIQPAVNRSISVAYNAEESPVTDEEERPLSQGELRQRIMKGVLEKEFCTTDSNKTIKDQSAVQSQITPTGRGSNLKH; encoded by the exons ATGCCTCGAGGAAGATCAGCCGCAAGCGCACGCTCAGATAACAGTGAGGTTGATGTTGATGGAGCAG AAGAGATCGCCAAATTGCAGAGACAGTTCAGGATCATGGAAGGAGATCTGCAGGCCTACAACATGCAGACCCGGAAACAGATCCGCAAACAACA GCAGGAGATAGAGGTGCTGCAGAAGGAGCAGGAGGAACTGCAACGAAACCTCGGTGCCTGTAACAGCTTGGCCCGTCAACAGCAGGAAAACAAGGACATCCAGACTATTCAGGTCCTGCTTGAGCAGAGAGAAATGCTGGAAGAGGAGCTGCAGAAAGGCAAAAAATGCCAGCaagagctgaagaaggag ATCTCCAGCATGGAGTCGAAGCTAGCAGAGTTGAGAAATGGAGCTGTTAGTAATAGTAACGCTCAAAGTTCCCCAGAACAGCGAATCCAAAAGTCCATACGCACTATGGAATACAAACTGAACAGA GCCTTGACTCGCTTAAATGAGCAGTTGACCAAAAACAGCCAAGTGAGAGAGGAGCTGCATACTCTTTATATTGAGCGTGTTCGTTTTCAGCAACTACACAACAGGCTAagcaag GAACTGCAGGAAGTACGCAAGAAAATTGGAGAAGTAATCAACCAGTCCTCTGCTGCTTATGACACAAG GGTGGAGGCTCACTCCAAGGCAACAATGATAAAAGAGAAGGCACTGAAGGACCGTGACCAGTACAGCACTGAGTTGAAGGAGCTGGAGAGGGTTATTGCGCATGAGTCCACCCTGAAAACGTTCATGATCGTCAAGTGCAGTGATGCAGGCAGGCAGGACGACGAGCATGAAATGGGACCTGGACAAT CTTTGGAGCCGAAAGAGCAGTCCAGGATGGACTCTGGAGAAGAGTCACTGGATGCTCTAGAGGAGGCGTTTGAAAGGATTCGGATTGCTACAGGGGAGGAGAACCTGGACCAGCTGGTCACCAGGTACATTCAGG TTGAAGACCGGAACTTTGCACTTTTCAATTTTGTTAATGAGCAAACCAATGAGGCTGAGGCACTGAAGGAAGAAATTAGCAAG ATCAAACAAGACATGGAGCAGTTTCGGGTTAAAGGTTTACAGCAGGAACGACAGCACCAATCTTTGTTACAAGATATTGATGAGCAACTAGAGGGAGTTTTATCTCAAAGAAAGGCCAACGAGAACCGAGCCAGCATCATAAGCGAGATCCTGGACAAGACTAAAACAG GTGTAAACAACATCTTCACTAAAGTAGAGTGCGACCGCTCAGCGATAGAAGATATGCTGGGCTCCTCCAGTGGGATCACTGAGAACAACATAATGTCCTACCTCAGCTTAGTGGAGCAGAAGACCAACGAACTGCTCACTGTGCAGGCTTTCCTCAGTACTAAA GATCTAGAAGACCCAGCAGGCTTCCCTTTGGGTCAGAATCCAAAACTACTTCAGCAGAATATCAGCATCCAACCTGCAGTCAACAG ATCCATTAGCGTGGCGTATAATGCAGAAGAGTCTCCTGTTACTGATGAAGAAGAACGGCCACTCTCACAAGGGGAACTTCGCCAAAGGATAATGAAGGGA GTTCTGGAGAAAGAGTTCTGCACGACAGACAGCAACAAGACCATCAAAGATCAGTCTGCAGTTCAGAGTCAGATCACACCCACCGGAAGAGGCAGTAATCTGAAACACTGA